In one window of Solanum pennellii chromosome 2, SPENNV200 DNA:
- the LOC107008882 gene encoding LOW QUALITY PROTEIN: BOI-related E3 ubiquitin-protein ligase 1-like (The sequence of the model RefSeq protein was modified relative to this genomic sequence to represent the inferred CDS: deleted 2 bases in 1 codon), with translation MLSLLFLSFCKTKTRYYYYCILFMASVEARHLNLLNQQRNLVNLNGFVYNTQMGSGLIPMPENYLPKTSVNTESGLTFNLPTNDVVVPRKRSRDSFTPSFSTPQKHCNGLSQIPSLSFVGDDVLPLVQQYQLDINSIISHHTKKIRLELEEQQKHQSRMLVSAISERVMKKMKEKDEQIQRIGKINQVLQEKLKALYMENQLWRDLAQTNEATANSLRSNLEQVLAHVTDERLSVEEDAESCCGSSSNNNNNNEEEEEDGDGGEEEEEGGVRILAGDKRNRMCRRCGERESCVLLLPCRHLCLCTVCGSSLQDVCPVCNSNMNATLHVNMSS, from the exons ATGCtctctctactttttctctCATTCTGCAAAACAAAAAcaagatattattat tactgtATTTTGTTCATGGCTAGTGTTGAAGCAAGACATCTCAATCTCTTAAATCAACAAAG GAATTTGGTGAATTTGAATGGATTTGTTTACAATACCCAGATGGGTTCAGGGCTGATTCCAATGCCGGAGAATTATTTGCCCAAGACATCGGTGAATACTGAGAGTGGTCTTACTTTTAATTTACCCACAAATGATGTAGTCGTTCCAAGGAAACGTTCAAGAGATTCATTCACTCCTTCTTTCTCTACACCTCAGAAACACTGCAATGGACTCTCTCAAATTCCATCGTTATCGTTTGTCGGTGATGATGTTTTGCCACTTGTTCAACAGTATCAGTTAGATATCAATTCCATTATTTCTCACCAT ACGAAGAAAATAAGATTGGAATTAGAAGAGCAACAGAAACATCAATCGAGAATGCTGGTATCAGCAATAAGCgaaagagtaatgaagaaaatgaaggaaaaagaCGAACAAATACAGAGAATAGGAAAAATCAATCAAGTCttacaagaaaaattaaaagctcTTTACATGGAAAATCAACTATGGAGAGATTTAGCACAAACCAACGAAGCCACAGCCAATTCACTCCGCAGCAACTTAGAACAGGTCCTTGCACACGTCACCGACGAACGCCTCTCCGTGGAGGAAGACGCAGAGTCATGCTGcggcagcagcagcaacaacaacaacaacaacgaggaggaggaggaggatggtgatggtggtgaagaagaagaagaagggggAGTGCGCATTTTAGCTGGAGATAAGAGAAACAGAATGTGCAGAAGGTGTGGAGAGAGGGAATCATGTGTGTTACTGTTACCGTGCAGACACTTGTGTTTATGCACAGTATGTGGGTCAAGTTTACAGGATGTTTGCCCAGTATGTAATTCAAATATGAATGCAACACTTCACGTCAACATGTCTTCTTGA